In a genomic window of Thermoanaerobaculales bacterium:
- a CDS encoding DegT/DnrJ/EryC1/StrS family aminotransferase encodes MPVPLLDLTRQYRPLREQIREAIDRVCDSQHFILGPEVEAFEREAAAALGVAHAVGVSSGTDSLLASLMALGVGRGDEVVVPTFTFFATAGVVERLGARPVFVDVTAHDYCMDPAALAAAISPRTKAVIPVHLFGQAADMPSIAAAAGAAPIVEDCAQSWGADLDGRMTGGLGVMGAFSFFPSKNLGGFGDGGLVTTGSAELAQVLKELRMHGQSGPYEHPRVGGNFRLHALQAAVLRVKLPHAAAWVEGRRRNAERYRVLFDEAGLDGVVELPEALPGRGHTFNQFVVRAPRRDELKARLAAQGIGCSVYYPLPLHLQPCFAHLGHRAGDFPVAERASREVLALPVFPELAEGELATVVEIVADFYRST; translated from the coding sequence ATGCCGGTTCCGCTGCTCGATCTCACGCGCCAGTACCGCCCGCTCCGGGAGCAGATCCGCGAGGCCATCGACCGGGTCTGCGACAGCCAGCACTTCATCCTCGGGCCCGAGGTCGAGGCCTTCGAACGGGAGGCCGCGGCGGCGCTGGGGGTGGCCCACGCGGTCGGTGTCAGCTCGGGCACCGACTCCCTCCTGGCCTCGCTGATGGCGCTCGGGGTGGGGCGCGGCGACGAGGTGGTGGTCCCCACCTTCACCTTCTTCGCGACCGCCGGGGTGGTCGAGCGGCTGGGTGCCAGGCCGGTGTTCGTGGACGTCACGGCCCATGACTACTGCATGGACCCGGCGGCGCTGGCGGCCGCGATCTCACCGCGCACCAAGGCGGTGATCCCGGTCCACCTGTTCGGCCAGGCGGCGGACATGCCGTCGATCGCGGCCGCCGCCGGGGCGGCGCCCATCGTCGAGGACTGCGCGCAGTCGTGGGGAGCGGACCTCGATGGCCGGATGACCGGCGGCCTCGGCGTGATGGGGGCCTTCTCCTTCTTCCCGTCGAAGAACCTCGGCGGATTCGGCGACGGCGGGCTCGTCACCACCGGCTCCGCCGAGCTCGCGCAGGTGCTCAAGGAGCTGCGCATGCACGGCCAGTCTGGCCCCTACGAGCATCCGCGGGTCGGCGGCAACTTCCGCCTCCACGCCCTCCAGGCGGCGGTGCTCCGGGTCAAGCTGCCCCACGCCGCGGCCTGGGTCGAGGGGCGGCGGCGCAACGCGGAACGCTACCGCGTGCTGTTCGACGAGGCCGGCCTGGACGGGGTCGTCGAGCTGCCCGAGGCCCTGCCCGGCCGCGGCCACACCTTCAACCAGTTCGTGGTGCGTGCTCCCAGGCGCGACGAGCTCAAGGCGCGGCTCGCGGCGCAGGGCATCGGCTGCTCGGTCTACTACCCGCTGCCGCTCCATCTGCAGCCGTGCTTTGCGCACCTCGGGCACCGCGCGGGGGACTTCCCGGTGGCCGAGCGGGCGAGCCGCGAGGTGCTGGCGTTGCCGGTCTTCCCGGAGCTCGCGGAGGGCGAGCTCGCCACCGTCGTCGAGATCGTCGCGGACTTCTATCGGTCGACGTGA
- a CDS encoding glycosyltransferase — MRVLIVASRFPLPPWRGNQVRTTEWLRALAAEDVALVCPSPARSQLVGELRRDRLALWTHGSGPVAVGSALVGSAAGGRPFQEGLYATGSARRALSRAVREHRPDAAIVQMVRCGWALDQLGREAPGLPVLFDAIDAMGLHFDRESRFAHPVLRPLLRAEAGRCRRRERELAGRAALAVAVSARDLDAIGAESGRVVPVSGRPVAAPPGGRPGPRVLLSGNLGYRPTVRGAEWFAAEVWPRIASLVPETRWVLAGARPAAAVRRLGRLPGVEVHGDVADLGPFLASATVAIAPMASGSGVPMKVLEAWASGVPVVAHPWTAAGLAADARDALVVAESAEEWRQGVVALLCDQPAAARLAERGRELWRRTYHPEQVDAALRAALVAARSAQVGCR; from the coding sequence ATGAGGGTCCTGATCGTCGCCAGCCGCTTCCCGCTGCCGCCCTGGCGCGGCAACCAGGTGCGCACCACCGAGTGGCTGCGGGCGCTCGCCGCCGAGGACGTCGCGCTGGTCTGCCCGAGCCCGGCCAGGTCGCAGCTCGTCGGTGAGCTGCGGCGCGACCGCCTGGCGCTGTGGACGCACGGGTCGGGCCCGGTCGCGGTTGGGAGCGCCCTGGTCGGGTCGGCGGCCGGCGGGCGTCCGTTCCAGGAGGGGCTGTACGCGACCGGGTCGGCGCGGCGGGCGCTGTCCCGCGCGGTCCGCGAGCACCGGCCAGACGCCGCCATCGTCCAGATGGTCCGCTGCGGCTGGGCGCTCGACCAGCTCGGCCGCGAGGCCCCTGGTCTGCCGGTGCTGTTCGACGCGATCGACGCCATGGGCCTCCACTTCGACCGCGAGTCGCGGTTCGCGCACCCGGTGCTGCGGCCGCTGCTGCGGGCCGAGGCCGGCCGCTGCCGCCGCCGCGAGCGCGAGCTCGCGGGCCGGGCCGCCCTCGCGGTCGCGGTCTCGGCGCGGGACCTCGATGCGATCGGCGCCGAGTCCGGGCGGGTGGTGCCGGTGTCGGGCCGGCCGGTCGCGGCCCCGCCCGGCGGCCGGCCAGGGCCCCGGGTCCTGCTGTCCGGGAACCTCGGCTACCGGCCGACGGTGCGCGGCGCCGAGTGGTTCGCGGCCGAGGTCTGGCCCCGGATCGCGTCCCTGGTCCCGGAAACGCGGTGGGTGCTGGCCGGCGCGCGCCCAGCCGCCGCCGTCCGCAGGCTCGGCCGGCTGCCCGGGGTCGAGGTCCACGGTGATGTCGCGGACCTCGGCCCGTTCCTCGCCTCGGCGACGGTGGCGATCGCCCCGATGGCGAGCGGCTCCGGGGTGCCGATGAAGGTCCTCGAGGCGTGGGCGTCGGGCGTGCCGGTGGTCGCGCATCCGTGGACCGCCGCCGGGCTGGCCGCCGACGCGCGCGACGCGCTGGTCGTTGCGGAGAGCGCGGAGGAGTGGCGGCAGGGGGTGGTGGCTCTGCTGTGCGACCAGCCGGCGGCCGCCCGGCTGGCCGAGCGCGGCCGCGAGCTGTGGCGCCGGACCTACCACCCGGAGCAGGTGGACGCGGCGCTGCGCGCCGCCCTGGTCGCGGCCAGGAGCGCTCAGGTAGGCTGCAGGTGA
- a CDS encoding deoxyhypusine synthase family protein → MKRGPVSRFIEHHYRHFNAAALRDAAEAYRAHLDGGGAMMMTLAGAMSTGELGLSLAEMIRAGAVHAITTTGANLEEDLFNLVAHDHYVRIPHYRDLTPADETALLNRHLNRVTDTCIPEEEAMRRLEQAVTAEWRQADQAGESRLPHEFLFRLLRSGALEEHYQVDPKDSWMIAACERDLPIFVPGWEDSTLGNMFAAACLQGRVRRPQTMRNGVEYMMRLAQWYQATAPERPIGFFQIGGGIAGDFPICVVPMMHQDMQLPDIPVWAYFCQISDSTTSYGSYSGAVPNEKITWGKLAEDTPKFIIESDATIVAPLIFAWVLGW, encoded by the coding sequence ATGAAGCGGGGACCGGTTTCGAGGTTCATCGAGCACCACTACCGTCACTTCAACGCCGCCGCGCTGCGCGACGCGGCCGAGGCCTACCGCGCCCACCTCGACGGCGGCGGGGCCATGATGATGACCCTGGCCGGCGCCATGAGCACCGGCGAGCTCGGGCTGTCGCTCGCCGAGATGATCCGCGCCGGCGCCGTGCACGCGATCACGACGACCGGCGCCAACCTGGAGGAGGATCTCTTCAACCTGGTCGCTCACGACCACTACGTCCGCATTCCCCACTACCGCGACCTGACCCCGGCCGACGAGACGGCGCTGCTCAACCGCCATCTCAACCGTGTCACCGACACCTGCATCCCCGAGGAGGAGGCGATGCGCCGCCTCGAGCAGGCGGTGACGGCGGAGTGGCGGCAGGCCGACCAGGCGGGCGAGAGCCGATTGCCCCACGAGTTCCTGTTCCGGCTGCTCCGATCGGGGGCCCTGGAGGAGCACTACCAGGTCGACCCCAAGGACAGCTGGATGATCGCGGCGTGCGAACGAGACCTGCCGATCTTCGTCCCCGGTTGGGAGGACTCGACCCTCGGCAACATGTTCGCGGCGGCATGCCTGCAGGGGCGGGTGCGGCGGCCGCAGACGATGAGGAACGGGGTCGAGTACATGATGCGGCTGGCCCAGTGGTACCAGGCGACCGCTCCCGAGCGGCCGATCGGCTTCTTCCAGATCGGCGGCGGCATCGCCGGCGACTTTCCGATCTGCGTCGTGCCGATGATGCACCAGGACATGCAGCTGCCGGACATCCCGGTGTGGGCCTACTTCTGCCAGATCTCGGACTCCACCACCAGCTACGGCTCGTACTCCGGCGCCGTGCCCAACGAGAAGATCACCTGGGGCAAGCT
- a CDS encoding VWA domain-containing protein has product MATPIRDAIRRAPIGCLAAACFSLLAARPLASQQEVPDVPPAQTPVFTEQVEVNVVNLYVTVVDRKGEPVQGLTAADFRIEEAGQPMEITNFSAIGTVEVGISEAAAPAAAAPAAPSAPPGAAQRPPSQVAVVFDHTGLEKRQRTRVLKALVPWAGSATAGGGRVMVAVLEPDLKILQPLTSDPSLVISALEEVNQRPTQGDMIKSSKRMLTRGIQAVQAVSTEFDHTQPTSRPGGGGGGGGGGGGGGGGSSGGGSGPFTVAQTVESTALGEQQARAYLNQIEILRRQEQERVGATLIGIDRLIRGMTGLAGRKDVLWVTEDLMVQPGLDLYQVYFTKFSNLSQKLNLTQPQMWGTEVQLQREFRYIADISQIAGTVLHLVDASDRDREAASADFGASDAVSQSLSDPRGAGATGGYDFASMRILSEGGAYLADATGGIAFGGSRNFDEFFERLGGVLGSYYFIGYRRPVPPDGKAHDVTVLLARDDLRVRTHERVPNPTADQRLGDIAASRLLINEGPNPLELEVSLGKTEPAEGERYIQEVRLEIPARNLLLVPDGTDQVGSLAVAVVAGDAGGNPLPARLLQLTVRLPSDRLSQSTVAMARLRLMVEQASTRLAVAVRDQRSGSEASALVETGP; this is encoded by the coding sequence ATGGCGACACCGATTCGTGATGCGATTCGCCGCGCGCCGATCGGCTGCCTGGCGGCGGCCTGCTTCTCCCTGCTGGCGGCACGGCCGCTCGCTTCTCAGCAGGAGGTCCCGGACGTCCCGCCTGCCCAGACGCCGGTGTTCACCGAGCAGGTGGAGGTCAACGTCGTCAACCTCTACGTCACCGTCGTCGACCGCAAGGGCGAACCGGTGCAGGGGCTGACGGCGGCCGACTTCCGGATCGAGGAGGCCGGCCAACCGATGGAGATCACCAACTTCTCGGCCATCGGCACGGTCGAGGTCGGGATCTCGGAGGCAGCGGCGCCCGCCGCGGCGGCGCCTGCGGCCCCCTCCGCGCCGCCCGGTGCTGCGCAGCGGCCGCCGTCCCAGGTGGCGGTGGTCTTCGACCACACCGGGCTGGAGAAGCGGCAGCGCACGCGCGTGCTCAAGGCGTTGGTGCCGTGGGCGGGCAGCGCGACCGCCGGCGGCGGCCGGGTCATGGTGGCGGTGCTCGAGCCTGACCTCAAGATCCTGCAGCCGCTCACCTCCGATCCGTCGCTCGTGATCTCGGCGCTCGAGGAGGTCAACCAGCGCCCGACGCAGGGCGACATGATCAAGAGCTCCAAGCGGATGCTGACCAGGGGCATCCAGGCGGTCCAGGCGGTGTCCACCGAGTTCGACCACACGCAGCCGACGTCGCGCCCGGGCGGTGGTGGGGGAGGCGGCGGCGGAGGGGGCGGCGGCGGAGGCGGCTCCTCGGGCGGCGGATCGGGCCCGTTCACGGTGGCCCAGACGGTGGAGTCCACCGCCCTCGGCGAGCAGCAGGCCAGGGCCTACTTGAACCAGATCGAGATCCTGCGCCGCCAGGAGCAGGAGCGCGTGGGTGCGACGTTGATCGGCATCGACCGGCTGATCCGCGGCATGACCGGGCTGGCCGGGCGCAAGGACGTGCTGTGGGTCACCGAGGACCTGATGGTGCAGCCTGGCCTCGATCTCTACCAGGTCTACTTCACCAAGTTCAGCAACCTGTCGCAGAAGCTCAACCTGACGCAGCCCCAGATGTGGGGGACCGAGGTGCAGCTGCAGCGGGAGTTCCGGTACATCGCCGACATCTCCCAGATCGCCGGCACCGTGCTCCACCTCGTCGACGCCTCGGATCGCGATCGGGAGGCCGCGTCCGCCGACTTTGGCGCCTCCGACGCCGTCTCGCAGTCGCTGTCCGACCCGCGCGGTGCGGGCGCCACCGGGGGCTACGACTTCGCCTCGATGAGGATCCTGTCGGAGGGCGGCGCCTACCTGGCGGACGCGACCGGCGGCATCGCCTTCGGGGGCAGCCGGAACTTCGACGAGTTCTTCGAGAGGCTCGGCGGGGTGCTGGGCTCCTACTACTTCATCGGCTACCGCAGGCCGGTACCGCCCGACGGCAAGGCCCACGATGTCACGGTCCTCCTCGCGCGCGACGACCTCCGGGTGCGGACCCACGAGCGCGTCCCCAACCCGACCGCCGACCAGCGGCTCGGCGACATCGCCGCGTCCCGCCTCCTCATCAACGAAGGCCCGAACCCGCTCGAGCTCGAGGTCTCGCTGGGCAAGACCGAGCCGGCCGAGGGCGAACGCTACATCCAGGAAGTCCGGCTCGAGATCCCGGCCCGGAATTTGCTGCTCGTCCCGGATGGCACCGACCAGGTGGGCTCGCTCGCGGTCGCCGTGGTCGCGGGCGACGCCGGCGGCAACCCGCTGCCGGCGAGGCTGCTCCAGCTGACGGTCCGGCTGCCGTCCGATCGGCTGAGCCAGAGCACGGTGGCGATGGCGCGGCTTCGGTTGATGGTCGAGCAGGCGTCGACCCGGCTCGCGGTCGCGGTCCGCGATCAGCGGTCCGGGAGCGAGGCGTCGGCGCTGGTGGAGACGGGGCCCTGA
- a CDS encoding L-threonylcarbamoyladenylate synthase, whose protein sequence is MIVTINPEEPEEWLIGQVTNVLRKGGVVVTPTDTVYGLTCCIDRPEAIQRVYALKKMDPKKPLAILVADMATIGRYARGVSTPAYRVMKRVLPGPYTFIFEASPEVPKIMLRKRRTIGIRMPDHPVPRMLLGGLDRPLLSSSIRNPDDDFVNDPLEIDATFGDRIDVVIDCGPLLPIPSTVVDLSSGEPVLVREGKGDVDVLEMFE, encoded by the coding sequence GTGATCGTCACCATCAACCCCGAGGAGCCGGAGGAGTGGCTGATCGGCCAGGTCACCAACGTGCTCCGGAAGGGTGGCGTCGTGGTGACGCCGACCGACACGGTGTACGGCCTGACCTGCTGCATCGACCGGCCGGAGGCCATCCAGCGGGTGTACGCGCTCAAGAAGATGGACCCCAAGAAGCCGCTCGCCATCCTGGTCGCCGACATGGCGACCATCGGGCGCTACGCGCGCGGGGTCTCGACGCCGGCCTACCGGGTGATGAAGAGGGTGTTGCCCGGGCCCTACACCTTCATCTTCGAGGCCAGCCCGGAGGTCCCGAAGATCATGCTCCGCAAGCGGCGGACGATCGGGATCAGGATGCCGGACCATCCGGTGCCCCGGATGCTGCTCGGCGGGCTCGACCGGCCGCTGCTGAGCAGCTCGATCCGCAACCCGGACGACGATTTCGTCAACGATCCCCTGGAGATCGACGCCACCTTCGGCGACCGCATCGACGTCGTGATCGACTGTGGCCCGCTGCTGCCGATCCCGTCCACAGTGGTCGACCTGAGCTCGGGTGAGCCGGTGCTGGTGCGCGAGGGCAAGGGAGACGTCGACGTCCTCGAGATGTTCGAGTGA